ACCCAGCGCTCTGCGCACGCCGCTGATGTCCGTGGCGACGATGGGGGTGCCGGAGGCCATCGCCTCCAGCATCGCGTTCGCCATCCCCTCGTTGCGGCTGCACAGCACGAACAGGTCGCACGCGCCCAGGATGCGCGGGACGTCGTCGCGGAAGCCCGCCCAGTGCACGCGTTCGCTAAGCCCCAGCGAGGCGGCCCGCGCGCGGAGGGCACCCTCCATCGGCCCCGAGCCCACGATCAGCAGCTCGGACCCGGGGACGTCCGCGGCGGCGAAGGAGTCGATCAGCAGGTCGAAGCCCTTGCGCGGGCACATGTGCCCGACCCCCGCCACCAGCCGCGACGACGGCGTCAGGCCGAGCTCCTCTCGGGTCGCGATGCGCTCCTCCGGCGCTAGGCGCGGAGGCGGCACGATCCCGTTCAGCACCAGATGCACCTCGTCGGCCGGGAACCAGGGCGCGCAGCGGAGCCACTCGCCGCGGATCTCCTCCGAGTTCACGATCAGCGCGTCGACGTTGCGGCGGAACGGGCGGGGATGGCGCCCGCGCGGCGGCAGCGTCCGCACGATCCCGAGCCGCACCACCACGCGCGGAACCCCCGCGATCCGCGCCGCCCGCGCCCCCCAAGCGATCCCGTTCCACGAGGTGAGCACGAGCGCATCCGGCCGCTCGCGCCGCAGCCACATCGCGAAGCGCAGCCCCCGCACCACGTCCGCGCGCAGGCCGGGTCGGACGGCGGAGGTGGGGATGCCGCGCTCTTCCAGCCGCGGCTGCACCGCCCCGTCTGCCCGGCACGAGACGACCACCGAGTGCCCGTTTTCCAGCAGTCCGGCGGCGAGCATCGACATCCACTTCTCGTTGCCGCCCCAGACCCGGCTGTTGTTCTGGATCACCACTTTCATCGAAGCTTCGCGACGTCCAAGGGTTACTGGTGAGCTTCGCCCCCGAAGCTATCCCGCGGCGACGCGCGCCATGATGCGCTGCCGCCGCTTCCCCGCGATCGTGCCGTTGATGGCCATGGCCGGGCCCACCAGCCAGTACACGAGCCCCGCCGCGACCGCGTACCGCCGCCCGCCGATGGCCGCGACCGCGATGGAGGCGATGCCGATGGAGGAGTTGAGGATGCACTCGCGGATGTTGTCGCGCGTGTCGTGGAGCTCCAGCTCGTCCAGCTCCAGCATCTCGCGCTTGCGGAGGGCGTGCAGGTGCAACAGCGCGAATATGACGAAGACCGCCACGTAGCCCGTGCTGTAGACCACCATCAGCATGGCCGGCTCGTTCCCCTGCATCACCGGCACGGTCTTCCCATCCGCCAGCGTGACGTTCGACGGGTCGCCCATCATCTGCCCGATCACCATTCCGAAGACGAACTTGAGCGGGTAGACGAAGAAGAGGACGACGAAGAGGAGGACGGCGTTGAGCGTCTCGGTCATCCCGTCGGTGAGGCCGTAGCGGCGGAAGAAGCGGTAGTGGTGGTGCCACACGATGTAGAGGAGAGCGAAGCACGCCCCGAACGCCACGAAGCCCCGCATCGCCCCGAAGAGCTGGGCGGCGGTGCGCGGCACCTCCAGCGACACCACCAGCAGGGTGATGGCGAAGCCGAACACGGCGTCGCTGAGCCCCTCCAGCCGCGACACTTCCCTGCCGCGGAGCCGGAACCCGAGCTTGTCGCCGGGCTCGCGGGCCATCACCATCGTGCGGATCATGGTTGCCCTCGGAGGGATCAGGCCTGGCCGACCAGCGCCTCGATCTGGTACGGATACACGGGGACGCCGCGGGTGATGACCTCGTGGCCGTCGTCGGTGACGATCACGTCGTCCTCGATGCGCACGCCGATTCCGCGCAGCCGCTCCGGCACATCGTCCGCGGCGGGGATGTAGAGGCCAGGCTCCACGGTGACTACCATCCCGGGCTCCAGCGCGACGGACGAGCCGTCCGGGTTGGCGAAGGGACCCACGTCGTGCACGTCCAGCCCCAGGTAGTGCGAGGTCTGGTGCATGAAGAAACGCTGGTGCGCCTTGGCTTCGATCACCTCCTCGACCGTCCCCGTCACCAGCCCCAGG
The DNA window shown above is from Longimicrobium sp. and carries:
- a CDS encoding TMEM175 family protein, with product MIRTMVMAREPGDKLGFRLRGREVSRLEGLSDAVFGFAITLLVVSLEVPRTAAQLFGAMRGFVAFGACFALLYIVWHHHYRFFRRYGLTDGMTETLNAVLLFVVLFFVYPLKFVFGMVIGQMMGDPSNVTLADGKTVPVMQGNEPAMLMVVYSTGYVAVFVIFALLHLHALRKREMLELDELELHDTRDNIRECILNSSIGIASIAVAAIGGRRYAVAAGLVYWLVGPAMAINGTIAGKRRQRIMARVAAG
- a CDS encoding glycosyltransferase → MKVVIQNNSRVWGGNEKWMSMLAAGLLENGHSVVVSCRADGAVQPRLEERGIPTSAVRPGLRADVVRGLRFAMWLRRERPDALVLTSWNGIAWGARAARIAGVPRVVVRLGIVRTLPPRGRHPRPFRRNVDALIVNSEEIRGEWLRCAPWFPADEVHLVLNGIVPPPRLAPEERIATREELGLTPSSRLVAGVGHMCPRKGFDLLIDSFAAADVPGSELLIVGSGPMEGALRARAASLGLSERVHWAGFRDDVPRILGACDLFVLCSRNEGMANAMLEAMASGTPIVATDISGVRRALGARDGRPAAGWIVPPDDTAAMAEAIGEALTSPELAGERAGEASWRIAHWFSPARMVAEAEAVLASASNADPSERALDPSLRARGRSRGEFRATRRSG